The genomic stretch TCAGTAAGATATTCGATTGCTTTTTCTCTAGAATCTCATTCTGATTCACCTACTGTATAATAAACACATGAGGAATACATATGAGATATAGGGAGCAATTACTctataaaaaaatctgtaaataaatgaacacaatATTATTCACAGCCAGTGGCAGAAATTCAAGCACTTTATGTTCCAGTGGTTCACTGTTATTAATtatgatatttattttgtatttgtttaacgttagttaacaataatacaactgttcattgttagttcatgttagctcagatctgtcatattatattaacagatacaacttttgattttaataatgtattagcgAATGTTGAAATTGATTAATAAATTCTTTAGAAGTGTTTTTTCATTGTTGGTTTGCTgtaaccttactgtaaagtgtcaCTCTCCACACCAGTTAGGCCACATTATCGCTCTGATCTCAGTACAGTTTGACAGTGATGTAGAAGACACCATATGTCACACTCCTGACAGTCAGTGATGCCAAATCATACATATTAACGAGATGAGGGAAGCATGATGTCAGCGTTTCTGAGGACTTCCTGTTACCCTGTAGAGGTCAGGAGTCctgcctcacacacacacagacacacacctcTGTAGAAGCAGGAGAAAGAGACTCAACTCTTCCTGATGTCGCGAGTCGTGagttcagatgcccagaaacaCCCCGGAGACAGCGAGAGGTAAAGGCCGTGAGGTTTGATGAGAATCGCTGTGGCTCGTTATATAACGACTCAAAGCTCTGATATGATGGAGAGTGAGAGACGCTCCTTCTCCGTTCCTGAAATTCTGAATCCTGTAGGAACCAGAAGGTGGAAAAAAGGGATCTTGTTAAATCTCGTTAAATTAATTTGACCTGAAATTGATGCAGTTGTAATCtattttttgaatattaaaatgtttattgttttaaagagaacctataatgccccttttacaagatgtaatataagatccccaaaatgtgtctgtgaagtttcagctcaaaatcccccacagatcatttattatagcttgtcaaatttgcccctatttgggtgtgagcaaaaacacgccgtttttgtgtgtgtccctttaaatgcaaatgagctgctgctcccgccccctttccagaagagggcggagctttaacagctcaacaacaacaaagctggagaatctcacgcagacaaaatgaggattttttgggggggaatgggttttgatttcaggctgtaCAACAAATAAAGTAACGATTTCAAAGGGGTATGATGATCTTCTATAGGCACTGTATTGTGTATATGTTTAGAATGTTCAAAAAGGGTGTGTAATAATTTGGCAATGCACAGCTAAAATCCAGACTGATTTAATTTCTTGAGTTCCTGCTGCTCTTGTGTAAGAAGCTTCAGGAGAATCTCTCACAGGCTGACATTTCCATCGAGAAGATGTCCAAACCTCTCATGTGTTTGTGCGTGTATCTGTACTCGTGCTGAAGTGTCACAGCGAACACGAGTGAATGACTTCAGTAATGAGATTATCCTCCGCTTGTCAATCATTATCAGGCCTCATGCTGAAGAAGAGCGAGACATTCATGAGCATGACTGAATATTGTCTGTGAAATAACCAGTGCTTATTACTTTTGGATGGACTGAAATCACAAAGTCTGTATGCATTATTCACAACGACTGCTGTgatattatttgaattaattgttTTCCACAGCTGTCTATTTTTGTGCTGTCAGCTTTTACAGATAATCCGACCCTAGATGTAAAAAATGAGAGTCGGACGCTTTTCATGTCAGTCAGGAAGTCTCATTCTGTCGAAGTGCTTCATGGCCAGAATATTCTGCAATGTAAACTAAACTGTATGATGTTTGTCAAAAGTTCAAATGAAAGCTTACATGCTACACATCGAATTAAAGATGAACTGCATCAGAAAACTCAGCTGATCCTTTCCTTCTGCAGAAATGCTTAAAGACACAAGAAGACACAAAAACACTCAGAGAGAGAATCATGACGAAAGAAACATTATCTGGAGTTTCACACTTAAACAGGCTAAATAATTCTAGATATGTTATAGAAAGAACACCAGGAACCATTTAGATACTGGGATAAAAACCCCCACAACAAAACATCTATTTCTTAAAgtaatgaacagatttaatttagattcaatttaatttattcttatttttaatattgttatatttttatatttaatcagTATAAGGTCATATTTCGATATTAATATGAAATGAATTGTGCATGGATATGAATCAAAACGTCATAAGCATAATATGATTCTTAATTGGAAAATGATGTGCATGTTAACTGAGtgagtgaatgggttgttttacttttaaaccagcggttgggttgttttaactcagtgattgggttgttttaactcagcgattgggttgttttacttttaacccagtgattgggttgttttaacccagcggttgggttgttttaacccagtgattgggttgttttaacccagcggttgggttgttttaactcagtgattgggttgttttaacccagagattgggttgttttaacccagagattgggttgttttacttttaacccagcggttgggttgttttaactcagtgattgggttgttttaacccagcggttgggttgttttaactcagtgattgggttgttttaacccagagattgggttgttttaacccagagattgggttgttttacttttaacccagcggttgggttgttttaactcagtgattgggttgttttaacccagagattgggttgttttacttttaacccagcggttgggttgttttaactcagtgattgggttgttttaacccagagattgggttgttttacttttaacccagcggttgggttgttttaacccagtgattgggttgttttaacccagcggttgggttgttttaactcagtgattgggttgttttaacccagagattgggttgttttaacccagcggttgggttgttttaacccagtgattgggttgttttaacccagagattgggttaaatgtttgacccaacctgctgggtagttttatttaactcaactattgtttaaaaattactgtattgtttccttaaaatgaacccataaATGTtggaaaataacatttattaatatgtttaataaatgaatatttatcaatgagtttaatgaataataattaaacaataaacatttattaaattgcttattaataaatgttcaccttttgattattattgttgcctctaattaagtgtctgatttttaatttccaaaatattttgggttcattttaagccagcaatacagtaatttttaaataatagttgagttaaataaaactgcccagcaagttgagcaaacatttaacccaaccactgggtttgtccattttcattgCTTTTAACCCAGcactttttagagtgtaagaATCAGAAAGCTAGGGCGCGTACagtatgtgagagagagagagagagagagagagagagagagagagagagagagagcgcgcgatGCTACAGGCTCCTCACACGCTCCTTCAGTCAGTTTTTGAGCCTCTACAGGCTTGCAGGTAGCTACATGACAGCCGTCGCGAAGACAAAAAAGGGCTTCGTTTGAATTTCCTCATATCAGCATCCGCTGAACGATGTAACGCGTCGCGCGCGAGTCTGACGGGCTGACGCTGATGTGGAGCTGTCCGCGGTGCTGAAACCCTCAGACCCACAGCGACATTCATCGACGTGAATGAGAGACCAGCGGCGGACATTCACATCCAGCCTGCGCGGAAAGGATGAGGAGGGTCTTCATGCCCACACCGCTGCTCCTGTTGAGCTGTTTCGGAGCGTCGTGGGTCTTGGCTGGTAAGTTTACAAGATTTCATTCCATTAATACTAATGGAGCAGGACTGTTGCACATCCCCTTCATTATGACATCCGATGAGACAAGATAGTTGTGGGCACATGTGgcttgaaatatgaaatatgaagcaCTGCATTATTACGAATATCGTTTTGcaatattcaatattaatatgCTATTGATATTTGTactaatttttaatagtttggcATGCAAATCTCTTCAGAGAGCAATTAGAGAAAGACAATGAGTGACACTTAAGTGATTCTGTCCTGAATAAATGTCACCGCCTAATTTAAGCTCGACACATTAATGCTGCACCATAAAGAAGCCTCCTCTAATGCAGCCGGAACCAGCAAAATAATAAATCCAAACTACAACTACATCAACTTAATGGGCTATAAATTCTTAGTGCACCATATTCACCCCTAGTAAAGAGGGAAAAGCCATGAATCAGGATGTAAACAGGCTTCTGGCAGCTCAACCATCAGTTCCTTCAAGCTTTTAGAGGCTCCAGTGACAGGTTGAGCTTTCAGGAGAAAATGTGAGTGAGTTTACTTCAGGGAAAGCATTAAACACTGAAATGAAACTGTGGCAGAGAAGACGAGAAGATGAAGAGTGAGCTGGAGAGAGAAATACGCAAAAATAACGGCACAAGCACGTGGATGAGCAAATCAGGTCAGcatagtaaaaataataatggcttaaaggaatagttcacccaaaaatgcacaTTATGTCATGATTCACTCGCCCTCATGTCTCGTCTAAGCCAGTATGATGttgttttttctgtggaacacaattTGTAGTGAATCTTTTCCATACGATGAACAGTTCATGCATGCTATCAAGCTCCAAAAGATGCTAAAATCACCACTGTGCAATATATAGTTGAGTCatatagctttgtgtgagataCAGACTGAAAGCAAgtcattatttatatacaatgttatatttatatgctTTGTTTTGCGATCTGGCATTAACGTGGACCTTTCACCTCCTTTTCTTCCAAACACAGTCCTACTCCTGTATTCTATGTTTCCATAGCAACCGAGCACAAACCTATTTCCTTATGAAGTTAAAATATCCCTTGTCCCTTACAAACACATACTCACTCACTAGTACATCACTGACAGTTTTATCTGTAGAAACTGCACTATCTTAAGAGGTTTTcttataaaatggatagttccCATCATATCACAACATTGCTTGGGAAATAAAACTTGCCTACAGCTAATTAACTATACTGTTTCATGCCCTATGGTAAACCCACTGTAATGTGGCTAATTGCTTTATTAATTTCATGTAAAACAGTTGCATAAACTCAAAAGCGATCAAAAAGCGAGGCTTTGAACAAAATTATAGTCAAAATCCTCATCACTCAAAAGCCTTCCTTCATTTTGTTCCTACTTTTCCTCTTTAGTACAATCATCTTGATCTGTTTTCTAGATTGGGTCATTCTTTATTTTCAGTCTCAATTGATTTTGTGAGGAGAttaaattaaaggggacctctAATGcctctttcacaagatgtaatataagtctctggtgtctccagaatgtgtctgtgaagtttcagctcaaaatcccccacagatcatttattatagcttgtcaaatttgcccctatttgggtgtgagcaaaaacacgccgtttttgtgtgtgtccctttaaatgcaaatgagctgctgctcccggccccctttccagaagagggcggagctttaacagctcaacaacaacaaagctggagaatctcacgcagccaaaatgacgaaagtgttcagccttacattgttcaaaccggagtcgacactgatggagagactcaggaagaagttacaacttttagacgtttctgaatggttagtggataaatttatgtagttgctgtggagttgattcaactcatccactagcatgtgccgtcatgttaatcttttgtgttgaattgaccctcgtttgtgaagcagtccggcgtaaaatgacggcatgtcaacaacactctactacaacaactcttcctcttctctaaagcagcccaacatggccacaccctctttgttgtgtgttctcgggggcggggtttatgtaaattttagggtttgtgatgtcaccaacctgggaagaaaatatctctctttgcattgaactttgagcatcgtaactttgcagatgttgtttatcagcaacattacacactaactaaagttaaaaaagtcaaatcataatcaaacaCCCCTTTAAACAAACTAGAACTTAgccaaataaaatatgtaacatCACCGTATGAAGTACGGCTAATTGTTCATGTTATGTtctattttaacaaaaaaaaaaaaaaaatcaagtgttGTATtgctaaaaatgttttgtatgaattaaatggaGATGTCTTTTGATAGATAAACCTAATGATTTCTGAATCAATGTCCGAACAAATAAAGTGGTAAAGTGAATGGAATTAAGTGTACATGTTTATGTGTTTCAGCCCGTCTTCTACATCTATGTGGGATGCTTCATTTATAATTCAACAACATGTGAATGTCATTGCTCCCAGAATGCCCTTCTACAGCCTATAGAGAAGTCTATTTACTGCAAGAGTCAAACTGTACGTCTAACCGAAACATACTCGACAGATGCTTCTAGCTACACAAGCTTGATTTTATGCGTCGTCATCTAAATATGTCAGAGCACAGTTCAGAAGACAAATGCATGTACACATTCTCAGCGAGGCTGCAACAGACACTATAGCATTTGCATAAACTGCCATTTCCATGGTCATTTATCAGTTTGAAGAGAATCATGGTCCAAGAGAAAGTGGCACAACCGTTTAGGgaattctttctctttctttaaaggggacctactATGCCCTTTctcaaagtcttgatgttgtttttgggctctactagaacaggttttcatgcagctgttgagaataaacatttaaaataaaatacaaaaatctcTACATCTTCAAATGTTCACAGATAGTTTGCAAAAAGATTAAAACACTGATAGGAAAAAATGCATAGCTTCATTTTGGTGTTTCAGAGACCCCGTGCATAAAACATGAACGCAATAAATTTTCACATACTAAGATTCTCTGCTCACTGTAGCAATACACTACAACCAGTTTTGTTCATCAcatgcactctaaaaaacactgggttaaaaacaacccaagggctgggtaaatatagCACAGAACACAcgttgggttaattttacccagcaaattgggttgtttatttaacccacGGTTGATTCAttttactataatactagcttttttttttacttcacacatgaattaatgtttatggattaacttaaatcctctaaactttttttaaatactccacaaccactggtttgcatgataattcctttattttcgatcatattttatagcatattttatatcatttagAATACATATTGCCCACATTTAAGCTTGTTTAACAgatattagaagtaaaaatgaaacatttagaagtaattcaagtgtaatggACCAGTCTCTGTTGTTCTGTTTCCACTGTAAcggcgctggatctcgtgccggagatgACTCGCGTTCGGCGGAGGAACTGataacttcagaccgccgcctgtgtttcactcgtagccgaaaaatgctgactccataacctgtccataaataatcagtgtacaattccgagaacatatttaaacatcctaagtatttatattctgtctctttttgaataaaatcatgacattttatgcaaggcatcaggcGTTTCAATCACGCGAAAAGACACTCGTTTCGCTGATTCACATCACgccctgtatgttgctttgcataaaattaaatgatatacagaacaataacacatttttaggtaaaataaaacgtacacaaacctgtattttatcCTGAAGACACGCACCAATTTGACagagctgcactgctctctcctgaagagggcgcTAAAAGCCCGTGATAAATAATTCAACCCCTGGGTTATTTCTCCTGttcccaggatctgggtaacacaaaaactacccaaacactggaaaaataaccccaaaaaggctcaacccaggactATAACCTTTTTTAGACATGTCTGCATAAAAATTTTATCTGGGCCGCCATAAGTTCTACTGGTTGGTGAGATTCTCTCAAGTCATCCCTCCAAACGGCTTCATAACCACGTCTGCTTATACTTCTAGAAATAGAGTTTTAATCCAGTGTGTGTGAAATAGTGTAAACAGTGTAGGTGGAGAAGAGGAAGAACAGCGCCTGCGCTCTCTGAAGCACACATCATTCAACAAACCTGAGAACACTTGAacactgaacacacaaaaacacattatattacAGGTCAACATGAAGCAAAAGAGAACTGGGGCTCATATGAGAACTGAAAGAGCTATAAAATATCTAAAGATTAAAGCTTAAAGATGGAGATCTTCCTCAATTTATTCAGTCAAACTAAAAATTTTTGttataaaagtcataaaaatgaaaaatcttccatttactcaccctcatgtatcGTTTCTGTGGGACTTCCACCTTCACAGCTCTTTTGCACTGATGAATCGTGCACAATACGACCAGGAACGTGCTTTAATAAAGAAGTAAAAGGAGTAAACTTTGATGTCAAATTTGGAGAAGGTGTGTGTAACTAAGATCTTGATCTCACTTCTGCTATCGTAACCGGTCAAAAAAGAAAGATGATTTGAATGAAGCAACTGGattctttctcttcttcttaGACAGTCTGGCTGCTCCAGTGAACGTGTCCATCAGAGATCTGAAGGGCAGCTCAGCTGTGGTGACATGGGACACCCCGGACAGAGAGCCAGTCATCGGCTTTGCCATCACACAACAGGTAATCACAACAtgtgacacagagagagagagaggaaaggtCACATACTCAGCACTCTATATTCACCACGCATGTTCATTAGTATAAAGCATCTCACAAAAGAGAAAGCATTTGGTTAAATACTAGTTTTATCTATCCATAACAGAAAAAAGATGTTCGCATGTTGCGCTTCATCCAAGAAGTGAACACTACCACGCAGAGCTGTGCATTGTGGGATCTGGAGGCAGATACAGACTACATTGTGCATGTTCAGTCTATCAGTATAAGCGGACCGAGTCCCCTCAGTGAACCGCTGCATTTCAAAACCCCGAAAGAAGCAGAAACACAGGCCTCTAAGAGCAAAGGTactgaaaacaaacacacatcaacacacatcaCAGTCTGAAATGCACAGCACGGCTTTTTCAGTATGAATTACTAATGAGAATGTTGTCTTATAACATCTGGGATATTTCTAAAACCATTAGATGTTATTAATAATCACCActaataatgcattatattctTGACAGACGAAGTGACCATGGAGGAAGTTGGTCAGAACGCTCAGCTCAGGGCGGGAGAGCTCATCATTATTGTGGTGGTTCTGATCATGTGGGCAGGTGAGCACTGGACCATCATTACATCACTCAAACCCTGCTTCAATACacaaggctggaatacactacacaactATCACCTCCAATTTACAGTCTGGAGGAGTCGACGATAGTTGCCAAAAATCAGAGGCAGATATTGGGCAGTTGGTGCTGATGGATTTTGCGTAGTGTGTGATGGACACAGactctgatattttttttttaagttccaGACAATCCACATTATTTTGCAACACGGAATtaatttctgtgaatgtgcgagacttctgaTTCATTAGTGCCTATAGGTAAATAATAGGGGTGGGACAGGTTCGCtgtaaaaaatcgaaccgttcggttctccacccacggttcggcacgcgcTTGCGCCGCGGTTCAACCCAAATCTGacgacgcatctataatatggtttgttgaaaacaacatgcaaaacagacagacggattcggctaatgtatgtttcagtcgatggataTGCATTCTAGTTTTGAtacgttacaacagcgatgatcaaaagaacGTGGACAAAACGGTCactgtaaacaaatgttcaatgacgTGCCGAAAGCCATCGCCGTCATCACtcgggtgttgatagcgcgcgaCGCAAGCGCAGGTGAAACCTAAACAtctcacgttgctatctgtgtttaaactaaactcatttaaacctttccaatttaaacattcatccgtaagacgcgaaagagagcttaactaaactcatttaaacctttccaatttaaacattcatccgtaagacgcgaaagagaGCTCATGCGCGTGTAGGCTACTCATCCGAAGCGCGTACACAGAGAGCCGCGTCACAGCGCGCAAATGCTCTCgcgcaaattctctttcaagacttgcacctaaacggacaaattcacacaaaaattatgtcaacacgcccatcttagcgagtatcctaacaaacatagtaggttatgtcttgagagaaaaacgagacagacagcgcatgtgtatcagtatcagtgtactggatctttgaattatgtcttaaagggacagcagtctgATATTCCTGCTCTATgagttttaatgttaatcgaaCGACAAAGCACgaagaaatcactcttgactgaacagcttttgtaacttcaataatgcttcatctttatttaactattcaaataagtttatatgcagtgttattttatatttgattactttattcaatttctgtacctgaaa from Ctenopharyngodon idella isolate HZGC_01 chromosome 13, HZGC01, whole genome shotgun sequence encodes the following:
- the fndc5a gene encoding fibronectin type III domain-containing protein 5; this translates as MRRVFMPTPLLLLSCFGASWVLADSLAAPVNVSIRDLKGSSAVVTWDTPDREPVIGFAITQQKKDVRMLRFIQEVNTTTQSCALWDLEADTDYIVHVQSISISGPSPLSEPLHFKTPKEAETQASKSKDEVTMEEVGQNAQLRAGELIIIVVVLIMWAGVIALFCRQYDIIKDNEPNNNKDKAKNSSECSTPEHPSGGPAAQ